In Gavia stellata isolate bGavSte3 chromosome 38, bGavSte3.hap2, whole genome shotgun sequence, the DNA window ggggcgggacgcgTGCGGGCCGCTGCTCACCTGGGTAAGGGGGGGCCGGGACCCTCCCGGGCCCGTGTGACTCCCCCGGGCACCCCCTTGGGCCCTGTGACCCCCCCAGGCCCTGTGATTCCTCTCGGGCACCTGCCGGGCCCTTGtgacccccccagcacccagtgaCTCCCCTGGTGCCCCCCAGgattaaggggggggggggggcagcccgcGGGGGTCACTGCTGCCCCATGCCGGGGGGGACACTGTTGAGGGTAAAAAGGGGGACCCTGCCCCCCCCGCAGTGGCTGGGGGGGGTTGTGCAGGTTTGGAGGATCGCCTGTCTGCAGGGGGGGGCACTGCCGTAGGGGGGGGCAGGACACAGGTCTGTTCTCAGCCctgagcggggccgggggggctgttTCGGGGGCAGCCATGCCCTGACCCCTTCCTTGTGCCCCCCAGCTGCAGACCTTTGCCCCCCCCTCGCCCTGCACCTGCCCCCAGGACCTGTCCAGCGGGGTGGCCCTCGCCCACGTCCTGCACAGCATGTGAGTGAGGGGGgatgctgcccctcccctggGGGACACCCCGAGGGCCCCCCCAGGGGGTCCAGGGCACCCCTGGGTGGGGGCGGGGGCAGCGTGGGGAGAGGGGACCTGATTTTGGGGAcccaccctgtgccccccagcGACGCCTCGTGGTTCGACGAGACGTGGCTGGGCCGGATCCGGGACGACGCTGAGGATAACTGGCGGCtgaaggtgggggggggcacgTGCTGAGGTGGGGGGCACATTTGCGGGTGGGGACACACACCCATGTCCGGTTTGGGGGGGACATTCTCAGCCCGAGGTGTGGCCCtggggggtgaggagggggagtggAGGATTTGGAGGTgttgggttggggggggggggtctggaGGCAGCTGATCTGGGGAGGCCGTTTTGGGGGACGCAGTGGGGGGTTTGATTGGGAGAGCTGGTTTTGGGGGCCAGTTTGGGGGGGGTCAGTTGGGGAGGGCTGTTTTAGGGGACCTGAGGCAGGGCCACAGTGATGGGGGGGGTATTTTGGGCGGTCCGGGGGGTCCCACTTTTCCCCCCCGCAGGTGAGCAACTTGCGGAAGGTGCTGCAGAGCATCCTGGAGTACTGGCAGGATGTGAGTGTGGGGGCGCgtgggggacccaggtgtccgggcCCCCTGTTtctgggtgtgggggggtccTCAGGAGGATGGCTGAGCGCCGGTCCCCCCTCTCGGACCCCCCAGGTGCTGGGCCAGACGGTGGCGGAGCAGCACGTGCCCGACGTGGCACTGGCGGCCCAGCGCGCCGACCCGGAGCAACTGGGCAAACTGGTGCGACTGGTGCTGGGGTGCGCCGTTAGCTGCGAGAGGCGGGAAGGTGGGTGCAGGGCTTGGGGGCCCCCACCCCCTGAAACGCTCCCCTGAAACGCTCCCCTGAAACGCTCCCCTGAAACGCTCCCCTGATCCTCCTAACCCTCCTGTGTTCCCCGTTGCAGAGCACATCCAGCGTATCATGACGCTGGAGGAATCAGTGCAGCACGTGGTGATGACAGCCATCCAGGAGGTGGGGGCGAtttgggggtccccagggggctgttggggggccctgggggatgttggggggccggggggggacaGGAGGTGTTGGGGGTCCCTGTGGGTTGGGTTCAGGGAAGGGTTGGGGCGTCCTGGGGTCCTGAGAGTGCGTCCGGAGGGCTCTGTGGGAAGGTTTTGTGGGGGATTTTGGGAAAGTCCTGGGGGTTGGGGGGGTCTAaagacacacacccccccccccgaaccccactttataattttttccttcctgtagcTTTTGGATAAGGAGCCGTCAGAGACGATGGCGGTGGAGATGTACGGGAACTTCGACACGCAGGTGGGAGATcgggagggctgggggcagggtTGGGGGGCAAGGCTGGGGTCAGTGGGGGACAACTGTGGGGGAGCGCtcgggggggacacagggaggTTGGGGTAGATTGGGGAGCGTGGAGGTGGGACGGAGAGCAgttgggggggtttgggggtgtctgGGTGCCCTCCCCAGCGTTGATCGCCCCCCTTTCTCCCCGCAGTCACGGCGCTATTACTTCCTGAGCGAGGAGCCCGAGGAGGCCGGGGGGCCGCAGCAGCGCTGCCTCGAGCTGGAGCAGCAGGTGGGGCCTGGATGCCTGCGTCCCCCCAGGGTGTGGGAGGTTTGCTGATCGCCTGGGTCCTCCAGTCCTGTCCCCCCCAATTTCCGGAGCTGGGGTGAGGCCACCCAAGGCAGTCGTGCTGAGTGGGAGGAGATTCTCTGCTGTCTCGTATGAGGGTTGGGTGCACCCGCCGGCACACCCCAGGCGGAGAGcccagatgcctgggtcccctcccGGACAACTCGGTCCTGTTGCTGCGGGGCAGGTGGCAGcgctgctggaggagaagggcaGTCTGGCGGAGGAGAACCGGGCACTGCGGGAGGAGAAGGCGCAGCTGGAGGCCGACGCCGCCGGTGCTGCTACCAagaagcttctgctgctgcagacgCAGGTGGAGCAGCTGCAAGAAGAGAATTACCGGTAGGGCCCGGACACCTGAGTGCCCTGGGCAGCGGGAGGGGACCAGCCTGGACGCCTGGGTCTCTTTGGGGAAGTTGCCCCAATTTCTGGGGTCTGGGTTTTGCTCTGGAGAGAACAAGACAGGGGTCAGGAGCTAAGGGGTGTCCCACACCCCTGTGCTGTGGGAGGTCCCCCTGACGCCGGGGTCcccctgggcaggctggagagcgGGAAGGAGGAGCTGCGGGCACGCTGCAGCCGGCTGGAGCAGGAGGCGCGGGGTCTGCAGGCACGAGCGGAGGAGCTGAGTGGCCTGGCTGGAGAGGCACGGGCCCTGCGCGACGAGATGGACGTGCTGAGGTGGGACGGGGGTCCCGTGAGGGGACGGGGGGCACCCAGACACCTGGCGGGGGGTGTCCCCTGGTGCTTGGGCTGCCCCCGTGCCCTGGGGCACCGGTGGCGCAGGGGACATCGGCGGTGCCCCTACCCGGCAGGGCGTCGTcggcgcgcgcggggcggctGGAGGCGGCGGGTGGCGGCGTaccggggccgggcagcggcggcaggCGACCTGCGGCGCTGGGTGCGGGCGCTGGAGGAGCGGCACGCCGCCCAGCTGCGCCGCGCCGCTGCGCTGCAGCAACAGCTGGGCCGGGCGCAGGCTGGCTGCGCACAGCTGGAGGCTGCCCGCAGGCAGGTGGGCGGGGCCTGGGTGAGGGGCGGGGCTATAGCTAGGTGGgcggggctgcaggagcagggccaCAAGGGGTGGCTGGAGTGGGGCGGGGCTTGGGGAGGGGCTGTGGGTTAGTGGGCGGGGCTGTGGGCCGGGGTGGGGCAACCTTGTCCAGCTCT includes these proteins:
- the HOOK2 gene encoding LOW QUALITY PROTEIN: protein Hook homolog 2 (The sequence of the model RefSeq protein was modified relative to this genomic sequence to represent the inferred CDS: deleted 1 base in 1 codon), coding for MAAGRDACGPLLTWLQTFAPPSPCTCPQDLSSGVALAHVLHSIDASWFDETWLGRIRDDAEDNWRLKVSNLRKVLQSILEYWQDVLGQTVAEQHVPDVALAAQRADPEQLGKLVRLVLGCAVSCERREEHIQRIMTLEESVQHVVMTAIQELLDKEPSETMAVEMYGNFDTQSRRYYFLSEEPEEAGGPQQRCLELEQQVAALLEEKGSLAEENRALREEKAQLEADAAGAATKKLLLLQTQVEQLQEENYRLESGKEELRARCSRLEQEARGLQARAEELSGLAGEARALRDEMDVLRASSARAGRLEAAVAAYRGRAAAAGDLRRWVRALEERHAAQLRRAAALQQQLGRAQAGCAQLEAARRQVEELSGQQAEAALQAEKWQVEFRNLQEKFEALNKEKERLLEERDALREANEELRCAQVQQSCLRQAGAVLEEGTAPAVNLAAEILPAELRETVVRLQQENRQLRAQEATLRLQRDQLQQRLRDTDRQRLEAAGVAELRMPLGDQGDPPEELFLLDEMLEKLEELPEAGIELPEEEEPEPPGDSSGSRRVEELQRSLRRREEALRVLEQRCRRHAGGAHTVMRALEPKPPGAAAAPALRALRNQLQEKDALIRHLESDYERSRAQREREERLLVTAWYNMGLALQQQASEAGGSRGPPGGAQSFLAQQRLATVARRVRPPHGHPPSR